One window of the Gambusia affinis linkage group LG13, SWU_Gaff_1.0, whole genome shotgun sequence genome contains the following:
- the sdhaf4 gene encoding succinate dehydrogenase assembly factor 4, mitochondrial, with protein sequence MSFLRLCVSASRRVVSRTQAVDSVFSGSARAASGALKDQEPLKKAKTPQGRLDGPEKSGDVLEKFPDDVNPVTKEKGGPRGPEPTRYGDWERKGRCVDF encoded by the exons ATGTCTTTTTTACGGTTATGTGTGTCAGCGAGCAGACGGGTCGTGTCTCGAACCCAGGCTGTGGACTCGGTGTTTTCAG GCTCGGCACGGGCAGCCAGCGGAGCGCTGAAGGACCAGGAGCCGCTCAAGAAGGCCAAAACCCCGCAGGGTCGCCTCGATGGTCCGGAGAAGAGCGGAGATGTTCTAGAAA AGTTTCCAGATGACGTAAACCCTGTAACCAAGGAGAAAGGTGGCCCTCGGGGTCCCGAGCCCACCAGATACGGAGACTGGGAGAGGAAGGGCCGCTGTGTGGACTTCTAG